TCATGCTTGGCAAACTCAAAGCCTACACACTCACCAACGACCCAAGCACCGCTGATGTGCTCATCGTCAACACTTGCGGTTTCATCGGACCTGCTAAAGAAGAGAGCCTTAACACCATTTTTGAGCTTCACGAAGCGCGCAAAGAAGGCTCCTTGCTCGTTGTCGCAGGATGCTTAACCCAACGCTACAGGGAAGACCTCATGAGAGAACTTCCCGAAGTGGACCTTTTTACAGGCGTGGGGGATTATGGCAGCATTAATGAAATCATTGCCAAAAAAGAGAGCCGTTTTAGCCCACGCGTGTACCTCCAAGACACTTATGACCGCGTCATCACTGGCTCCAACGCCCACGCGTACATCAAACTTTCCGAAGGCTGTAACCAACAGTGCAGTTTTTGCGCGATTCCAGGCTTCAAAGGCAAGCTCAATTCCCGCTCCCTTGAAGACATCGTCGCCGAAGTAACCCACCTTGTCGCTCAAGGTTTTTACGACTTTAGCTTCCTCTCGCAAGACAGCAGTTCGTACTTGCGCGACCATGACATTAACGATGGGCTAATTGGTCTTATTGACGCAGTTGAGGCCATAGAAGGCATAAAAAGCGCGCGTATTCTTTACCTTTACCCCTCCACCACCTCTGATGCCCTAATTGACCGTATTGGCGCGTCGGCTTTGTTTCACAACTACTTTGACATGCCCATCCAACACATCAGCGACCCTATGCTCAAACGCATGCGCCGAGGGGCGGGAAAAGCGCGCATCCTAGAACAACTCCTTGCCATGCGCGCCCTGCCCAACTCCTTTGTGCGCACCAGCATCATCGCAGGACACCCAGGAGAGAGTGAGGCAGAATTTGAAGAAGTGCGGTTATTATTAGAGAGTTTCCCTTTTGACCGCGTCACGGTGTTTGCTTACTCAGACGAAGAAGAGACTCTTGCTTATGGCATGGAAGAAAAAATCGACACCAAAACCCTCAACAAACGCCTTAAAACCCTTGAAAAACTGGTAAGTAAAACGGTTGAAGCATGCTTGGAGGCTAGAATTGGCACCCAGACCAAGGTGCTCATCGAGGGCGAAAGTAGCGAACACAAACTCTTTATGGGAGCAAGAGATTTAACATGGGCTCCTGAAATCGACGGCGAAGTGCTTATTAATGATTCGGACATTGGGGCGTTAGAAGTGGGTAAAACCTACCACGCCACCATCACCCAACGCGCGGGAGACAAGCTGCTTGCAACCGTTACCGCACCTGCCTGAATCCCTCTTAGAGGGGCTGCGCACCTCCCATAACCTTTTGGCGTTCTCAGGCGGTGTGGACTCCTCGGCCCTCTTTTTTACGCTGTTGCATCAGGGCATTGCTTTTAGCGTTGCCCATGTTAATTATCAAACCAGACCCCAAAGCGACACCGAAGAGGCCCACGTGGCAGCGCTGTGCAAAAAACACAACATTCAGGCGCATTTCCTTACATGTAAGCTTTCCCCTAGCAATTTTGAACACCGCGCCAGAAAAACGCGCTACGACTTTTTCGAGCGCCTTGCCGCATCACACGGTTTTGACACCTTGCTAACCGCCCACCAATTAGATGACCGCCTTGAATGGTTTTTGATGCAGTTGTGCCAAGGAGCGGGAGCGGTAGAACTTTTAGGGTTTAAAGCGCAAGAGTCGCGGGAAGGCCTTCGCCTTGTGCGTCCTTTTTTAGAACACACTAAAGCCTCGCTCAAAGGGTTTTTACACGCCCACAACCTGCCCTATTGCCTTGATGCTTCTAACGACGACCCTGCTTTTTTGCGCAACCGCTTTCGCGCGCGCTTTGCAAGACCACTTTTAGAAGAATACAGCGGGGGGATTTTAAATACATTTCGTTTTTTAGCTAACGATGTGGCCCTCTTGGAGGGCACCTTCACCCATCACGCAGAAGAGCTCTTTGTCGCCAAAAACACGCCCTTGGCTTTGCGTCTTGTGGATAAAGCGGCGAAACATTTGGGTATCGTGATGAGCCAAGCCCAACGCAACGCAATCGACCAAAAAGATGGGGTCATCGGCGGGCGCGTGGCCGTGGGATGGACGCAAAAAGCGGTTTTTGTAGCGCCTTTTGTGCAAACGCCCATGCCAAAACCGTTTAAAGAAGCCTGCCGCAAAGCGGGGATTCCACCCCTCATTCGCCCTTACATGTACACCAAAAACATCACACCTAGCGCTTTAATTCAAACACTTTAATATTAAAGGTTGCGTGAATTAAACCCCCTTCTGCACGCATCTCAATGGGAAAGTCTGCCTTTACAATCCCCTCATAGCGCTTCAAGCTTTCCAAAAATTCGTAAAATTTCGAAGGGGTTTTAAGCAAGGAAGTCACCTTAAGTTCATACATCACAAAATCCTCTTCGTGCTCTTTTTGCTCCAAGCGTGCCAGACTCACCTCTTCAAAAAACTCGCTCACAAAACGCACAAAACGCTCTTCGTCAAAGCGACTCACAAACGCTTCAATCACCTTTCGATTTTCCACACGCAACGCTTGAAGTTGTGATTCTTTTTCTTGCAAGACGGTTTCAACCCGCCCGGTCGTCACGAGCTCGTACCCATAGGAAGCCTTCTCGCGCTTGTGCTCTTTGATGTTGGGCACAATAAATGCCAAGACCATAAAAAGGCTCATCGCCAAAAACAAGAGCAAAAATATAAGCAATTTAATAAGATCGAACTCTTCGAGGCTTTTATCTAATCTATTCATTGAAGCCCGCCGAATCGATAATTTTATTGGTTGAAACAAAGCGATAATACCCGTCGTTATCCAAGTAAAACACGGTATTTGAAGCATGAAAAATGGAGCGTAAAGGCGAGGCGAGCAAGAAATTATAAGTCTCTTTAGAAGGTGTTTTTCCATAAATTACTAAGGCATTTTTTTCCATCACTACCCGCGAAAGGGTGATCTGGTCTGGCACTAAGTCAAAAAGGTTTTTAATACTTTCCCTCAAAATGTCATTGGAGGCATAAATGCCCTCAGCGATGGCTTTTTGATGCTCAATAAACGCAATTTGCGCTTCGCTAGATTCGATTTTAGCACGATACTCTTCTCGCAACTCCACAAGTTGGCGCGATTGAGATTGAAAAGCGCCAATCTTGTACATAATAAAAAAATTAAACACAGCCATCAAAAAAAGCGTCAATCCAATGAATACCAACCAAATTTTAGAAAAAAGCGAAAACAGTGGTTTAGGCTTAGGGGCAATAAAACTGTAACTCATAGCCTCACATCCTTTTGCGCCATTTCAAGCATCAGCTCCAGTGTCTTTATTTTTTGTAATTCAATACGCACCAACAGTTCATTTTCCAACATATCAAAAACCGTTTGACTCGTCTCGTAATTATCAAAAATCACAATATCTTCAATAAAGTCGCTTTCATAATTTGGGTTTTGATAAAACTCTTCAATAGAAGACTTGATGTATTTATACATAAGCATACTACGTCCAAACAAGGCCATAGAATGCTCTGAATCTTTGGCGCTTTTTTCCACATCTATATCCTGCAAGGAGCCCTCATCAAAGCTTTGTTCGCCATCCTCCTCATCTCTAACCATTGCTTCGACACTGTCCAAATCATCCAAATCATCCAAGCTTTGGTAATCCTCTGTGTCGTCAATCTCATCGAGTTGAACAAGATTTTCAACCCCTTTTTCCTCTTCCGCCTCTTCCCATTCGTTTGGTTCTAGCCCATCATCTAGTTTTTGCTCTTCATCGCCCGTGGTGCGAAAGAAGGCACCAAAAAGCACTTTAGTGCCTTTGTAAATTGCGATAGCAAAAGAGTCTTGGTGGTTATACATGTAAAGGGTTGGGCGCGCTGGAAAACCCTCTTTTTTAACACATTTATGCAGAAGAACGAACGGCGAATAGAGCAAATCAAGGCCTAGGTTATCAAACAAACCTTGTGCCCAATTAACTTCAATATAGGAGGCATACACAGACCAATCATCGTCCATTTTAATTTGACGTACGTGTTTTGCATCAACACTGTAGCGCCCAAATTCAGCAACATGCGCAGTGGGCACAACGCCCTGCCCCATAGCATCTAAAAAATAAGCCACATACATATCAAGGCAATCTGCTTCCTTGTGTTTAATGTATTCTATAATCTTATAATCTAATCTATCGGGGTCTGGGTTATCAAACGCTGCTTCGTAGGTCCGCTTTGTTTTACCATTTTTAATGACTTTTGCCAATAGGTGACATTGGCTATTTTCAATTACAACAGCAACAAAGAGGTTGGAAAAATAACGTTGAGGAACAAACGGCATCTCTCTCCTTTTGCAGACCACATCCCACCTCTTTTAAAAGGCGAATCGTTTAAGCATATGGTAAACTATTTTCCCTTAAGGGTAGCTCTAAACGCCCTAAAAAAGCTCCTTGTGAAGCTGTTTAAATTTTTTATACACAACTGCGGCTCGCTCTTGCAACCCCTCATCTGTCAAGGGCGTCGGAGAGAGGGCGGTGTATCCATCTATCATAATTTCACACATAAGTTTAATACGACTGCGATCTGCATCACTTACCTCAGTTTTAGTGCTAATGGCATCAATTTGCGCCAAATATTGATTTCCTTGTGTGATGTAGGCTTCGTATTTTAGGGCGATGGTGCTTTGAGTAAGCACTGTAAAAGCCATCTTATTGTAAGAATCTTTAGCATAAGCACTGGCAGACAATGCATTTGCTTTTGCATAGTCTCCCAAAAAATAATAGACCCTGCCCTGAATAGAGTCCTGATAAGAGCTATTAAGGGCAAAAAAAAGCGCGCTGAGCGCTAAAAGCAAAATCGCTCCAGCCATCACAACAACCCTAGAAAGCATGGCGCATCAACCTTTCACGAAGTATTGCTTTGGCTTTGTCTTTTGAAAGCCCTTTTACCTCAAAAGGCTCTCCAATAAAAAACTCTATTGTTGAAAAGGGCTTGGGAAGAAACATTTTATCCCAACTTTTAAATTGCCAAACTTTTGAAGCGCGGCAATTAATGGTCACAATAGGGGCATTGTTTCGGGAAGACAAAGCCACCACACCTTCAGCAACAAAATGGCGCGGTCCTCTTGGTCCATCGGGCGTCACCGCCACATCACTACCTTGTTGCATCGTTCGAAATGCCTCCTTTAAAACACCAACTGCTCCTCTACTAGAGCTCCCTCGTAGCGTTTTAATGCCTAATCTTGAGACAATCTTAGCTAATATTTCCCCATCCTTGTGTTGGCTAACGATAATTGCCAATGAGCGGTTTTTGGGAAAAAACCGCTGATAAAACACAGGCATCATAACCAACTCTCCATGCCATAGAGCAAACACGCAAGGGGTTGCCAAAGGCCTCCACTCCCCCTTTAACTTTACTTTACATGTAAAGGTGATTAGACGCAACACGTTTATAAAAACAAACGGCGCAATCGCTAGCAAAAAGGATCGAAGAAAGCGTTTACGCAACCACTTCCCCGTACAAGACCAAGCGTCTCGGATTGGTAATGCGCACCAATGAAGTTACCCCAAGAAGCGAAGCATCCCCTGGGGCTTGCACTAAAAAATTACTAAAGCTTCTACCCGCTAGCATGCCCTCTTCACGCGCTTCCTCCCAATACACTTGCATCTGCTTACCAAGCTGCGCCCCAGCAATCTCATCCAAAATCTGCTCATGTCGTCCTTGCAAACGCGCAAGACGCGCTGAGGCAACCTCTGAAGCAATAGCGCCTTCCATGGTTGCAGCTTTGGTAAGTGGGCGCGGAGAATATTTAAAGGAGAACATCTGCTCAAAACGTACTTTTTCTAGCACATCCATTGTCTCTTCAAAATCAGCCTCACTCTCCCCAGGAAACGCCACAATCACATCGGTACTAATAGCAACATCAGGGACCATTTGGCGAAGTTTCATGGCGCGGTCCAAAAACCACTCCTTGGTGTATCCTCGCTTCATTTGGTTTAAAATATGGGTCGAGCCACTTTGCAATGGCATGTGCATGGACTTACAGATTTTCGGATTTGAAGCAAACACTTCCAAAAATTCATCATCCATATGTAACGGATGGGGCGAAGTAAAGCGAATGCGCTCAACTCCCACCACTTCGCTCACGCGTGTCAATAAGCCTGAAAAGTTTATTTTTGGCTCATTACCACTAAAACGGCGACCATAGTTGTTGACATTTTGCCCTAAAAGAAAAATTTCCTTTGCTCCCTTTGCCGCAGCTTTTTCCACTTCTGCCACAATCAACGCAGTAGGAATAGAAATCTCTTCGCCGCGGGTGTGGGGAACAATGCAATACGTACATTGCTTATCGCACCCGATAGAAATATTCACATACGCCTTGTGTGTAGAGTGACGAAAATCACTAAAAGCATAGGTGCTTTCATCATAATCAATATCCACATCCATAAATTTAGACGTGCGCACTGCTTTGGTGATTTTAGAGACATTACGCGCCCCCAACACAAAATCCACTGCAGGCGCACGACGAAAAATCTCTGCGCCCAAGTGACTTGCAGTACACCCGCATACTCCAATTTTTGCACCTGCTTTTTTATGCTTAGCAAAGGCGCCAATTTCAGAGAAAAGCTTGTGTACGGGCTTTTCGCGCACACTGCAGGTATTGATAACAATAACATCTGCTTCTTCTGCGCTGGTAGTCAATGTATAAGCTTCGTCCTTATTAAGCTCTGCAATCATGTGCTCCGAATCACGCACATTCATGGCACAGCCCAGTGTCTCGATAAAAAGTTTTTTAGTTTCTTGCATTAGAGAATGTGAACCTCGTACATGTAATCGCCCTCATCCAGTCCATACTTGACCTCACGCAAGTAAACACTAAAGTCTTTTGCCTCAAAGTACTCCACTAATGCCACAAGATCCTTGTGTGTGTTTTCCTTATCAAAATAAAAAATCTTTTGACCGTCTTTTAGGAGGATTTCTTCAATCTTGTCGAGTTGAATGGGTCGCGGTTTCGCATTGATAGTGTTGCGTGCAAGTTTTAATTCCATGGGTTCCTCTTTTGATTATCTCTCCCGCGTTTTAAACGCAGGATATCGTAGATAGTCTAACATCATTTCAATAAATATCTTATTAAAGTTAACCAAAGCCCCGTTTGAGTATAATACCCCTCTTCGTGGCAATCAAACCTCACACCTCATCTTGACGTTCGTATTGCAACATTTTCAATTAAGGAAAAACTGTGGAAAAAATCGTTGATATCATTGAGTCTATCGCCAATGAAAAAGGGTTAAAGATAGAAGAAGTGAAAGCGACTGTTGCGCTTGCTATGGCAAAAACTGCTAAGCGAGTTTATGGCGAAGAATACGAATATGATGCCATTATTGATGAAAAGAAAAAAACACTCTCCTTGTTTCAAAAAGTCATTGTTGTTTCCCCAGAAGACGAGCGCCTTGAAACATCAAAAGAAAAATACATCGCCTTAGCACAAGCCAAAGAAATTGACCCCGATATTGAAATTGGCGATGAACTTACTTATGAACTGCCGCTTGATAACCTCGGTAGAACTGCCGCAGCGACACTGCAACGAGAATTAGAATTCCATATTCAACGCTTATTGGAAACAAAAATTTTTGAAAAATACCAAAACATGATGGGGAAAAGTGTGTTTGGTTCTGTAGTGCGTATTGATAATGAAGAAAATACGTACATTGAAATTGATGAGGTCAGGGCAGTACTTTCTCGCAAAAACCGCATCAAGGGTGAAAAATTTAAAGTGGGAAATGTGGTCAAAAGCGTCATTAAGAAAGTCTATGTCGATAAAACCCATGGCATTCGCGTGGAACTTTCCCGCACCGCCCCCAAATTTCTTGAATCTTTACTCGCCCTTGAGGTTCCCGAAATCGCCGATGAACTAGTCATTATTAATAAGTCGGCCAGAATCCCAGGCGAGCGTGCCAAAGTGGCGCTCACCTCCATCCACCCTAATGTCGACGCCGTGGGCGCAACCGTAGGAACCAAAGGTGTACGTATTAATGCCGTAAGCAAAGAGCTTCATGGTGAAAATATTGACTGCATCGAGTACTCCTCTATTCCCGAGATTTTTATCGCAAGGGCCTTGTCCCCCGCTATTATCAGTAGCGTAAAAATGGAAGGAGATTCCAAAGCAATTGTAACCCTTCAAAGCGACCAAAAATCTAAAGCTATCGGAAAAAATGGTATTAATATTCGTCTTGCTTCTATGTTGTGCGGCATAGATATTGAATTGAATGAAATCGGCGGCGTTCGCCCTGATGGTGAAGAGAGTAAAGAACCAAAAGAAGCCCTTAAAGACTTGCGTGCCCTTTTTGGCGAAAGTTAAGCCCGTGCGCGTTTAAAATGTGGATTGAGTTTTAAAAGAACAATATCTGCTATCATATTTCCAAACAGTGTCAAAAGCGCCCCGATAATGAGAATCCCCATGATTACGGGATAATCACGGCTCAGGGCGCTTTGGTAAAACAAGAGTCCCATCCCATTTATAGAAAAAATTGATTCTAAAATAACACTGCCTCCGATAAGCCCAGGCAAAGAGAGTCCAAGCAGTGTCACCACGGGTGGCGAGAGATTAGGCAAAAGGTAAAAGCGCAACAAACGCCACCCCTTAATACCTCGTGTTTTAGCAAAAAATATATAATCACTTTTTAAAATTTCAACACTCAAGCTACGCACATACAGCGTTAAGCTTCCCACGCCCGTTATCACAACCACACCAATAGGCAACACCAAATGCCATGCAAAATCTAGCCAATACCGTACCCCTTCTTGAGCATCTACTGAATGAAGTCCTGCGATAGGAAACCAACCCAATTTCACACTAAAAACAAGCACCAATAAAAGTGCCAAATAAAAAGAGGGCATAGCATAGCTTACCAAAGAGGCTTGCGTAATAGTGCGGTCTGCTGTTTTTTCCTGCCGCATTGCCGCCAAAATTCCAAAAAAAAGCGAAAGCATAAACACTAGCACCATACTGATGATATTTAGTGTTAATGTAATAGGGAGCCGTTGCAAAATCTCTTCTTTGACCGTTTTTCCACTCGCAAAAGAGATACCAAAATCCAATTGCGCCACCGCCACAATCCATGAAAAAAATTGTTGCCACAAGGGCTTATCTAAGCCATACACGCGCTTGAGTTGCTCTAAAGATTCAGGGGTAATATTGGGGTTCAAATCCCCGCTAGCAAAAAAAGAGTTTGGGGCTAAATGAATTGCCCCAAAGGAGATAATTGCGATTAAAACCAACATTCCTGCTACATAAAATCCTTTGCGCAGCAAGAAAGGTAACATCTACTTTTGGGCATCCCAAGCTAATACGGTTTTACCTTCGGTATCGGTTGTTACCGCGCCCATACCCATGACATTATAACCCGCATCAACATAATGCACTTCGCCACTCACGCCACTACTAAGATCACTCAGCAGATACATACCACTATTACCTACTTCATCAATGGTGACATTTTTCTTTAGTGGTGCATTAGCTTCGTTCCATTTCAAAATGGTTCTAAAGTCACCAATACCACTCGCAGCTAAAGTTTTAATGGGTCCAGCACTAATGGCATTGACACGGATGTTACGCCCACCACAATCTACTGCCAAATAGCGAACACTAGACTCAAGGGCAGCTTTTGCAACCCCCATTACATTGTAGTGCGGAATGTATTTTGGTCCACCAAGATAGGTAAGAGTCAACACCGAACCTCCATCGTTGAGGACTGGCATACATGCCCGTGTTAGACTCACAAGTGAATACACCGATGTACCCATAGCAACATCAAAGGCTTCTTTAGTGGTCTCTAAAAAAGTTCCCTCCAGTGCTTCACGGGGTGCGTAAGCCACAGAGTGGACCACAAAGTCAATCTTTCCGAAATCTTTTTCCAAAGAAGCTGTTAACATTTCAAGGTGTTCAGGCTTATTAACATCCAGTTCATACACCACATCACTTCCTAGCTCTTGAGCAATGGGTCGCACACGTTTTTCCAATGCTTCATTAAGGTAGGTAAACGCAAGTTCCGCCCCTTGGTCACGACATGCTTTAGCAATGCCATAGGCAATAGATTTATTGTTAGCAACACCAACAATAAGTCCTTTTTTCCCCTTCATAATCATCTAATCTCTCCTTGTGTTGTATGATTTAAAATTTCTAAAAAAGCTTCTTTTTTCCAACTCGCCGAACCAATAAGCGCGCCATCGCACTCCTTTAATCCTACAATCGAAGCGACATTGTTTGCATTTACGCTCCCGCCATACAACAAAGGAGCACTCAAACGTGTTTTGATGTATTGATGGGTTTCTTGGATTTGCTCTACCGAGGCGCTTAATCCTGTCCCAATCGCCCACACGGGCTCATACGCCACAATTAAGCGTTCATAGGCCATATCAATGCCCTCTAGCTGTGTCTCTAGGTATGCCTTAACCGCCTCAAATCCTTCTTCGCGTACCTCTTTGGGCTCACCGATACAATACACAATCTCCCAGTTTTTTACTACTGCAAAAGCAAATTTTTGGCGTATCAATGTAGTAGGTTCTTGCAAAATATGACGCCGCTCGCTGTGGCCAATGAGAACACTTTGTATACCAAATTCTTCCAATTGCTCGGCCCCAATCTCCCCAGTAAAAGAACCACTTTGGACGGGATAGAAATTTTGAGCGCCCATCTTAATTTGGCAGTTTGTTTCAAAATTATCCAGTGCTGTAAAAGGCATAAACACCCGCACTTCACACTTAGGGGCCCCTAGGGCCTCCACAAAGGCCCTAGCAGAAGCTCGCGTGTGATTGGTTTTAAAATTACTTGCAATAATCATTCAGGCTTCTTTAGGCGCAAAGGTCTCACCCCGGGAAGTTCTTTGCCCTCAATCAGTTCCAAACTTGCACCACCTCCTGTTGAGATAAAGGTCATCTCATCTGCGTCCCCTGCGCGCGCCACCACGTCTGCCGTATCGCCTCCACCCACTACGGTTGTAGCGTGTGCTTCAGCGATAGCATGGGACATTTTGATGCTTCCTTTGGAAAATTTTTCAATCTCAAAAACACCCATGGGGCCATTCCAAAGAATTGTTTGGGCGTCACTTAGGGCTTCGCGGAACAGTCGCATGGAAGCAGGCCCAATGTCAAGCCCCATCCATCCATGGGGAATCTCTTGAGTGGTGACAAACTTCATTGTCGCATCTTTGGTACACGTTTGGGCCGCAACCACGTCCACGGGAAGGTAAAATTTTACCCCGAGGCGCTTAGCTTCTTCCATGATTTTTTTGGCCTCTTCAATCAACTCATCTTCCACAAGAGAATTGCCCACATCAATGCCTTGCGCTTTCAAAAAGGTAAATGCCATACCCCCACCCACGATGATTTTGTCAACACGGTGTATGAGATTATGCAAAGCCTGAAGCTTGCCACTCACCTTGCTGCCACCCACAACAGCAACAAAAGGACGCGTGGGACGCTTGAGGAGATTTTGGGAGAATTGAATCTCTTTTTGGAGCAAAAAGCCTGCTGCTTTTTTATCTTCTTCAAAAAAGGTAGTAATTGCCTCCACTGAAGTGTGCGCGCGGTGGCAGACTCCAAAAGCGTCGTTGATATAAACTTCACCAAATGCCGCAAGTGCTTTGGCAAGCGCTATGTCATTTTTAGTTTCCCCTTTTTCAAAACGTAGGTTTTCCAAAAGTACAATACCACCAGGCGCAAGTGCGGCGACTTTAGCTTGCGCGTCCGCACCAATCACATCGTTAGCAAACACAATATCATCTCTACCCAGCAATCGACGCAAGCGTTTTGCTACAGGCAAAAGAGAGTGTTTTTCATCACGGCCTTCTTTGGGGCGCCCCAAGTGGCTTGCCAATACCAAAGAACACCCTTGATCCAAACAATACCGAATCGTAGGAATAGCAGAACTCACACGGCGGTCATCAGTAATGTTCATAAACCCGTCCAAAGGTACGTTGAAATCGCACCGAATAAACACCTTTTTTCCTGCAATATCAATGTCTTTAATAGAACGAATGCCCGACATCGTACCCCCTTATTTGCTTACATGTAAAGCCATCTCAACCAGCCTCACCGAATAACCCCACTCATTGTCATACCACGCCATAATTTTTACCATATCCCCATCAATCACCTGCGTCAAATCTGCTGCTACGACAGAGCTAAAAGGTGAGGTTTGAAAATCTTGGCTCACGCGGTACTCTTCATCTACCAGCAAAATGCCCGCCAATTCATTTTGTGCTTTTACTTTAAGTAAAGCGTTAATCTCTTCCTTGGTGGTCGTTTTACCCACAAGCACGTTTAAGTCCACCATGGAAACATTAGGGGTTGGGACGCGCACGCTTTGGCCATGCATTTTACCTTTGAGCTGTGGCAGCACAAGGCCAATGGCTTTGGCCGCACCGGTTGTGGTAGGAATCATGTTAATCGCTGCTGCGCGCGCGCGGCGAAGGTCTTTAGCGTGTTTAACATCCAAAATATTTTGATCGTTAGTGTACGCATGGATAGTGGTCATAAGACCTTTTTTAATCCCAAATGCATCATCTAGCACCTTGGCAATGGGGCCCAAGCAGTTGGTCGTACAGCTAGCATTAGAAACAATGGCTTGACCTTGGTATTCGTGGGCATTAACTCCAAGCACAAAGGTCGGAGTGTCGTCTTTTGCTGGTGCTGACATAACCACGCGCTTGACGCCACTATCAATAAACACTTGCGCCTTTTCTTGGGTCAAAAATGCACCTGTGCACTCAAGCACCACATCCACACCAAGAGCGGCAAAAGGAAGCTCTTTAGGATCGCGGGTAGAAAACATTTGCACCACGGTGCCACCTAGTTGCAAACGGTCATTTTCCAGCAGTGCCACTTCACCCTCAAACGTACCGTGTACGCTGTCGTATTTTAGAAGTTGCTTGGTCATGGCACGATCTGCTGTGTCGTTAACTGCTACCAGCTCCACATCGTCTCGCCCTGCAATAATGCGTGCCACACATCGCCCGATGCGTCCAAATCCGTTGATTGCTACTTTTAAAGCCATGTCGTTCCTTTTGGTATAATACGCGTAAAATGCGACATTCTAGCAAAATCGAGGTTAAAGAATCGTAAATGAAACTTGCTATTTTTGGTGGCTCTTTTGATCCCCCGCACACAGGCCATGAAGCCATCATTACCGCTGCTTTAAAGCACCTAACCC
The DNA window shown above is from Sulfurospirillum tamanense and carries:
- the fabI gene encoding enoyl-ACP reductase FabI; translation: MIMKGKKGLIVGVANNKSIAYGIAKACRDQGAELAFTYLNEALEKRVRPIAQELGSDVVYELDVNKPEHLEMLTASLEKDFGKIDFVVHSVAYAPREALEGTFLETTKEAFDVAMGTSVYSLVSLTRACMPVLNDGGSVLTLTYLGGPKYIPHYNVMGVAKAALESSVRYLAVDCGGRNIRVNAISAGPIKTLAASGIGDFRTILKWNEANAPLKKNVTIDEVGNSGMYLLSDLSSGVSGEVHYVDAGYNVMGMGAVTTDTEGKTVLAWDAQK
- a CDS encoding triose-phosphate isomerase, with amino-acid sequence MIIASNFKTNHTRASARAFVEALGAPKCEVRVFMPFTALDNFETNCQIKMGAQNFYPVQSGSFTGEIGAEQLEEFGIQSVLIGHSERRHILQEPTTLIRQKFAFAVVKNWEIVYCIGEPKEVREEGFEAVKAYLETQLEGIDMAYERLIVAYEPVWAIGTGLSASVEQIQETHQYIKTRLSAPLLYGGSVNANNVASIVGLKECDGALIGSASWKKEAFLEILNHTTQGEIR
- a CDS encoding phosphoglycerate kinase, with the translated sequence MSGIRSIKDIDIAGKKVFIRCDFNVPLDGFMNITDDRRVSSAIPTIRYCLDQGCSLVLASHLGRPKEGRDEKHSLLPVAKRLRRLLGRDDIVFANDVIGADAQAKVAALAPGGIVLLENLRFEKGETKNDIALAKALAAFGEVYINDAFGVCHRAHTSVEAITTFFEEDKKAAGFLLQKEIQFSQNLLKRPTRPFVAVVGGSKVSGKLQALHNLIHRVDKIIVGGGMAFTFLKAQGIDVGNSLVEDELIEEAKKIMEEAKRLGVKFYLPVDVVAAQTCTKDATMKFVTTQEIPHGWMGLDIGPASMRLFREALSDAQTILWNGPMGVFEIEKFSKGSIKMSHAIAEAHATTVVGGGDTADVVARAGDADEMTFISTGGGASLELIEGKELPGVRPLRLKKPE
- the gap gene encoding type I glyceraldehyde-3-phosphate dehydrogenase, encoding MALKVAINGFGRIGRCVARIIAGRDDVELVAVNDTADRAMTKQLLKYDSVHGTFEGEVALLENDRLQLGGTVVQMFSTRDPKELPFAALGVDVVLECTGAFLTQEKAQVFIDSGVKRVVMSAPAKDDTPTFVLGVNAHEYQGQAIVSNASCTTNCLGPIAKVLDDAFGIKKGLMTTIHAYTNDQNILDVKHAKDLRRARAAAINMIPTTTGAAKAIGLVLPQLKGKMHGQSVRVPTPNVSMVDLNVLVGKTTTKEEINALLKVKAQNELAGILLVDEEYRVSQDFQTSPFSSVVAADLTQVIDGDMVKIMAWYDNEWGYSVRLVEMALHVSK